From the Coffea eugenioides isolate CCC68of chromosome 1, Ceug_1.0, whole genome shotgun sequence genome, the window GGAGTCAGGACTCATTCCTCTTCTGCTGCATCTGGACATTACTGTTCCCTGTATAGGAGAGTCGATCCTAGTCAAGCACTGATGCAAGTTACCATTGCAAACACTGCAAACAAAAGCTGAAAACTAGGATGGGGCAGCAGAATCTGAAAATTCTATCTACTTTTCTGCTTCCAACAGCTGGTATTCAttgttccatttttctttggtCTTGTACACAATGTATAGTGAATTAAGCAAGCAACTGGAATTATTGCTGCACTAATGTACATAGTGAAGGTAGCCTCAGAAAtatgaaagaaaggaaaatttcaatAAAACTCTCTTCTCTCTCAAAACACacaaataattgaaaaaaaaataaaaaatcatgaattagatatTTGCAAATCGCAAGGGCCTCAAACACCTTCGTTACTTCCTTGTCCCATTCTTTCTCTTCACTTCACGAGCACCCGCCTGCCTCCCATTCTGTAAAGGTGGGTGACTAAGCCCATTACTCATTTTTCGTGATGGTGAAGGGCCTAGTTTTGGAACCAAGCTCCTGTCACACGAAATCATCAAAGAATTTAAGATTAGCATTCTGGAAACTAGTAATATCATTTGGTTTTGGTACTAAGGTCAGACAAATACCTTAAGTTTGAGTTGTTTGCTTGCTTTGGATTTTGTTTCTGGATCTTTGTTCCACTTTCACTGGTGAAACTATTCAGTCTTGAATGATTTAACTGCCAAAGCAAATCTGGCTCAGATGAATCACTAGTTGCAGCATCAAGCTCGTCCAAATCATCAGTAGCAGCAACCTCTAACCGACCGTTTCCTTGAAGCAATTTATAAGCTTTATCCGAATACAAACCAGAAGAATTTGAAAGATATTTCTGGTAAAAATCATTGGTGCCATTTTCTTCCCAGCACTCTAATGGGCTATCAGCCCCCTTTATAGGATCTTGCTTGTTTACCATGACCTTGTCCACCCATTCGCCTGAGCCCATTTCTTTATCATCCTCCATGTAGTCTACACGACTATCAGTGACTGGGGGCCAGGGAGGAGAATTTCCCAGTAGCTCGTCAAGATCAAAGCTTTGCTTTTTTTGCCTTAATGCCGAATTGCTACAAACCTGTAAACGTGTCAGAAGAATGACTTATCAGGATTAATAAAAACCTGAATGAGTAAAGAAGAAAATTTAAGACTACCAGTGGATGGAAAAGTATATTCCTGATTTGATCCTAACTCATAGTCTGTAGTTATATGgaactaatttttgaaaatgttTGTTGGAGGCCATGGCCCCAGGTAACACTGTTACTTTCAAACAATGCCAGAGATGAATAATTATCTAGACGGAGATGCATACTTTAGTACATCACTGCATAGTGAACATTAGCTGTTTACTTGTTCTCACAGCAGAGGGCAACAAGCCAAGAATTGCAACAATGGCTGGAAATAGAAAGTGAATGCAACATAATGGTCCAAAAACATTACCTCTATATTGCCCACATCCCCCATAGGTTTCCTCTGGCTGTTATAATTGGTTGACATGTCTCTTTCTTGAGGCCGCATAGCATATGGACTACTAGATATCTTTAGCTGCTTCATCTCTGTATCCCCTTCTTTCTGTGCTAATGCAGCCTTCAGGCTGGCAATCTGAAAACACACCCCTGTCAGCACAACCATGTTGTGGAGGAAGTTTAACATTCAACGAGAAAATGGAAGTAACCTGTTCTTTAAGATCTTTTACATCAGCAGAATCTCTGTTCACTCGTGCAGCACCAAGTTCAACAGTAGCTACACGCTCTGCAAATTTGAGTGTACTAATTGTCTCCCCTATGGCATCAGGCTCAGGGCTTACGTGAACAAACATTAGTGTCTTGGCCTGTCCTCCTAAAAAAACCCATCCCCAGAACCAGAGTTACATTATAGGAATAAAAGATGAAACAATTACAGGCTTGATCATTTTCTGTCTGCCCTTACCAAGTGAGTCTTGGAGCAACTGGGTGAGTTTACTGTTTCGGTAAGGGACATGCACAGTCTTTTGAGCAAGGGAAGAGATCACATCACCCAAAGCAGAAAGTGATTTGTTGATATGTTGTGCCTCTTTTAGTCTATCTCCAGTCACTTCAGATTTGTCCACTCTCTCACTTCCTGCCAAGTCAACCAAATGCATGCAGCCACGGAGAATGTTTCCAGCAGTCAAGTCCCTTCCTTGGACATGAACCGTTAAGCAACTAcaaaaattttgttaagaagGGTCAGCATTTAGCAAATCAACTACAGAGCATGTAAGGTGGCAATGAATTTACACCTGTGAGAGCGGCTACTACGGTCATTCAGTGCTGTTGCACCCACTGCACGGTTCCTTTGTCCCAGGTTCATCAAATCAATAACATCGTAAGTTGATGTTACACGAACCAGGCTTGCCTCAGGAACATTTAGTCCTGTCTGAGAATTGTTTCGAATTTCTAATGTAATTAAAGTTAATGAAAACTATTTGAAATGAATATGAAAACCTTAGTCTGAACCTGGAGAGAATGCAATTCAGATACCAATGCATGAGGAAATGAACATATATTGCTCCAGTTGTCAAGGACTGCAAGTATAATTGAACTGTACTAGAACACGGATATTATACAAAGGATATCTTTTGTTAATTCCATCAGTAACCAAGAGATCCCTAACTTGCTCATTATATATCTCGATCATCTGAACGGATACATCATAGTAGAAAGTATCCCTTCTTTGTTCAGCAAGAAGGAATAAATCACCCAAAGCCCTGTAATTTACCCCTTGATTTTCCTCTGTCAAATCTTTAGGACCGCTCtgaaaggaaaagaggaaaatcaCATAGTTTCATGCTTCTGCACGCCCAACAATGAGGAAAAACATTTATATGTTGGTTGCCATACCATGGTGTAAGTTTTCCCTGATCCTGTTTGCCCATAAGCAAATATACAAACATTGTATCCATCAAGAACTGATCTAATCAGTGGCTGAGTATCTGAAAAGACTTCCTCTGCCACAAACCAATAGCAAAATGAGCTATTAGCAGAGCCGAAAATTTCATTAAAAATGTTAACAATAAAAAAAGCCCTTATTCTAGTAAAGTAAAACCTTGAGTGGCTGAGGGCCCAAACACTTTATTGAAATTAAAAGACCTCCTCCCTTTTCCATGCTTTGCTGGTGTATTTATTGTAATAGTTCCTTCTTCTATATGATCAACAGTGCTAATATGATTGTTTTGTCGTGGCAAGAATGGTCTCACTCGACAGTAGACCCTGATGCTTCCTGGTTGAACAAGTAAAAGCTAAACTTCATATGGTTATTGGCCtaaatgtgattttttttttacctgaaTGTCATTGCAACGACTAGgagatttattgaaaatttaaaattttacccTTAAGGTCTTGCACTTGGTTGTAAAGTCTGCGGTTTTCTTCGAGAACTCTATGATAACCAGAAGCAGCATGAGCTAGCCCATGAATGTGCAGGCCTACATAAAACCACCAAGTAGAAACATGAGCTAAGCCGCAAATAATGTACGCCTGAAAGAGTTTGCCTTTACCACCACCACACCCCCCCCCCCATCTTTATCCAAATCCCGCAAGAAGTACAAACTTTGAGAAGTTACATTGGCCAAACAGAACCAGGATAAAAATTCACCTACCAAGATTTTGAATTTCCTCATGAACCTTGGACTGCATGAACTGCATCCCAGCTTTTGTTGTAGAAAGAGTTTGCTTTAGCTCCTAgaagaaaatgaacaaaagataATTCTGGTCAAatccaaaagaaatttttgaagaACTTAGACATTAGAAAGATTATTTAGGCTCAGACTCTAATGTTTACCTTAATATCTCTCTCTTGTTGGTCAACAATCATTTGCTGCTTCATGGATACTTTCAACTGTTCATCAGGGTTATAGCTTTTCTGAAAGCAATTATCCTTCTTCACCAATGTGGCATTTTTATTTCCAACCTTAGTGGTTTCAAACATTTCATCAGTATCAGTTGATAAAACTTTCTATATGATAAATTATATCAGTTCATAAACCACCATGCTACTTATATGAAATATAACATTCATAAATTACCTTTACATTGCCAGAAGCATTGTTTAAGAATGGTTTATTTTCATGACGGATAGTTGAATCTTTTAAAGTTGCTTTCTGCTGTTTGGACATGTAAATACGATAAGGTGAAGCATCAGTTCCAAATGTATCTTCAGATGTCAGAAGATGAAGCAAAATGAGATCAGAAATGAACCGCAATTACTATCATTCCAAAAGCAGCTGATATCTAGTAGGTCGGAGTACATTAGTGATTCAAAACAAGATGAAGGAAATCTAGATGAAAATCATAAGTAGTTACCAAAGAACAAAGATTTGAACGACATACAAAAGACAACAATGATGTTCACAAGATAGACTTACCAGTTGAATTTGGCTTGCGATGCGCTGTTCAAACTCCTCCACAACTTTATTTAACACAGATTCCACAAGCTGTAGCAAGTAGAAGACATAACGTCCAAGATAAATATCAACGCAAGCAGAAATTTACAGAACGAAAATTAtctttttaaacaaaaaataaataaataaagtaccAGATGTCACATGTACATAATATTAAAACTCTTACGTTTGGAACTTCTTCAGGCTTCTTATCTAACAAAACTGCACGGACAAGCATACTCAAGGAAGAGTTGTGCTGCAGAGGTAAAGAGGGACGTTGCAATGAATAACCCCCAGATTTTGAGAAATGGTAGAGGAGGCATCAAAAATGCTGTAAGATGGAATAGCTACCTCTTTGTTAGGTTCATTTTCAGTTGATGCACAGTTCACAGATTTCTCATTCAGTGATGCAGTCCTTGATAGTGAGCTTGTGAATGGCTCGGGGTTCTTGCGCCCAAACTGTTTTGCAGATGTCACCTGCTTCACATTTCCACCAAATCTCCAAACTCCAATGCTTCCTGCCTGCTTCCATTCAGCGTAGGATTTAAGTGCCAAGACACAATTAACAACCCTTGAGGATTTCCCTCCCTGAGATGACATTGCAGGAGATTCAATGTTATGTTCCAATAAATATCGCTCCGAAAtttaaaatgaagaaaatagtCTTCTGTATCATTATGACAGCAACTAGACCTACTTGCTCAAGATCAGATGCCTCAAAGGAGGGGATCCCCAACTCCTGTACAGCTACCAGAAAGTTCCTTACGTTCTCGAAGTACTGGTATGCAGACAAAGCCGCTCCGTCTGGAATAAGTGCGGCATCACAAGGGCTTTCGACAACCTGAATGGACGGAGCAAGGTAAAAAGACCGGAACAAATAGCAGGCCTGAAACTCCTAATTTGAACCCACTGACTTTTGTAGCCATCAGAGGAAAATTGAGGTTCACCTTTGGGACGGCTCCAGGTTGGAGCTTATTAAGCACATTACAGAGAATTATCCCACTTCTTAGGCCGAGCCTGAATTCATCCTCAGAAGGTTCTGCTGGCAGATCTTTTGCACCAACGACCCCAATTATCTTTCTCAGCCAAGCAGCAGCCTCGTATCTTCGGATGGCTGCAAAACCAAAACGGGCTCCTTCACTCCACATTattcaaagagagagagagaacctaCAATTCGACTAAAAATTTGTGAAAGTTGCATTTTGACTAGTGCTACTTATACTACGAGTCATCGAACAGAAATTTGACAAAGAAACcgttaaaattcaaattcaagttcGTTCTCAAGAATACCAAGTGGGAATAGTAATTGACTACGCTCCTGAAAAGTCGGGAGAATTTGGAATTCAACCAAACAGCTTGGTTTCACACTctttttttgttattgtttaaaaaaaaaggttatcTTGGTTCTGGATTAGCAATAGAAATTTAAGAAAGAGCGGAGCAGAAGAATGAAGATACCGGCTTCCTCTGCTCTGCGGGCATCCAAATCAAGATCTCGGGATCGGTTGCCGTGCTGTTGAAGAACGTCCTCGACTACAGACGCCACCGAGAATGCCAATGCAGCCCCTCCTCCACCCTCCGGCGCCGCAGCCGTTGCCATTCCCAATTCTTTGAGAAATGTagggaagaaaaagagaagtgCACAACTTTCAAACTAGTACCATCAATCAAAGTCTCTGAAATTGTCGAAGTGCAGCAGAACGAACCAATTAGGATGAAATACCGAGAGAGGCCTAGGAATTGAGATGACAGGATGGGAACATAAAAATATGGGTggaaaggagaaaaagagaaaagaggaggaggaggaaggaggGGTGAGTTGGAAAGAACTGGTGTGAGGAAAAAGTACTCGTTATTTTAGAGCGTTGCTTTGTTGATAATGCACTCCTCTCTAATATGCAGTTTTTTAGACTTTTTTTAATCAAGGTAggttgttccttttcttttttttcccggTTGGGGGATGGCCGAAATGAAATGGTGTAGCAGACCGGTAAGTAGCAGCAGCAGTAGTAGTAATTGATTTGATTAGATCAGCAGAAGGAGGGAGTTGGGCATGCTTTTAATttttgatgatgatgaagatgatgatgctgCTGCTTTTCTTTCGCTTTTGCTGCAATTCCACTACGCCACCGCCCCcaccctttctttcttctctttctcgCGATCAGAGACTGTAAGATTATGTAGTACTCATGCATATACATACACATACATGAACTAAGATACGCAGATACAAACTGCTACCAAACCAAAGCAACAAACGTCTCTCTGCGCTACTTTTGAATATCTAATTCTTCCCTCCCTGCGCTACCATGTTCCGAACCTCATTCCGTATCTATTGCTTCGGACTTCTTCAGTGTGAACAAAAATCCCTATAATTTCTTAGCGCGTTAATCCCACGCGACACTCATCAACGCGTTCGTATGcgtttcttcctttttcattttctttatgtggaaattttttaaaaaaaatgcaatcggTTCTCATGCTTTTTCACTCTTCTTGTACTATAAGAAACGGAtcgagatatatatatatatatatttggctGATGGTTTTGAGCTGCATCCTCGCCTCCTTCCTATGAAGGTCCACTTTTCGGCAAGAATCCAATGAGGGGGCTACTTCACAGTCTATTATCCACCCGAATTTTCTCAACTAACAGATAAATAAGCTGGCGCAAGTTtgaaatttcaaacaaaaaccACATAATTCATCAACTCTTTTGATCTTACTCTCAAGTCTCAACCATTGACAAAGCCTTCTCCCAATCCTCGTTACCTCAAATCTTAGGTGCTTCAAGCGTTCTTTTAAAATGACTCGCTGATGCGACTAATCTCTGGCTACTAAAAACAACGGCAATATTTAGGAACCCACATCCAATGCCATTCTCTCATCTATAGTTCGTGACTTTTGTCTATTAATTTGTCGACTCCACCTCCAAAGTGCTCATTGAATGTTCCATTATTCGAGTTGTCAAGGTAGGTGATTCGAATAAATTTGAACGGATTTTGTGCCTTTTGCATATTAATTCCGTCGATTCACCCCAAAAGTACTAATGAAATATATCACTATTAAAATTGTCAAAATAGGTGACTCGAATGGATTTAAGCAGTTTTTATGCCTTTTGCATGTTAATTTGTCGACTCCACCTTGAAAGTACTAATATGTGAATATCCCACCAATCCACTGTCACTCTTCAACAATTCAACCTATCAAAACTGAGGTTGAATAATGTCATATATCTAATAGTAAAAGTAATGCATATACTAATTGCGTATCTAAGATTaatctatatatataaatatatttttcaacttGGCAAATAATGCCTAAGTGTGTTACAAAAACTATTCACCTCTTCGTCAAAAGCAAATTATCCCAGAAATTTGGGAAAAAGTAAAAGAAGAAACCgtagtaaaacaaataaaaactaaaccacagagcaaaaaaaaaaaaaaaaaaattcccgcCTCTCCTTAATTAAGCAGAATTCAAATTAGTTGTTGAAggtagaaggaaaaaaagaatctttgaaagaaaaatggaaaaaaaaaattaataagagTAGGTGGATGTAGATGTTTTTGTCCTCTGCTATACTGAATAGAAGAATTGTCTTCATTTGTTTTCTACGGGACGTTTCAAGAAACAGATGAAAAAGAAGTTCCGCTAGCTAATGTACAGggagttgattttttttttttttgtcgatacgATAGATTATTTTACATTAGGGGACGAGGAGAATCTCAAGAGATCCAATGATAATCCAAAGGGGACTGAATCACTATTGGACCAAACCGACGCACCggtttgaattttttaaacaatgCCACTTTTAAGGCGGCAAATTGGTGGGAACTTTCGCCTTCCACCCCACCAAACTTTTATGTATTGGTAGTGGCCACCAGTCCAATGCCAGTGGTTTGTGATGAAATATTTGTAGTGTACGATTTATAAGGGTGaggataaaattaaaaatgagcCAGCCAAAATGACACGTCGTCGAATACCTTTCTTCGAAGCACAAGGTCGCCGAGTTCCTGTACTAAAACAACCTTGGAATGGGTTGCAGTAAAGACTTTCTTGTAGTTTACTAAACAACCTTGCAGTAGTATTATTGCTTGAAGAGTTAAAAAAGAATCTGAGGTATGTGCAGAGTCAGCCAGAGCAATGAGTTTTCTTGAAGGCCAagatatacatacatatatcaTCATCATTTCATTTGTTGATCGAGGTAGCTTTGAGTTGGGATCCTTGCTTAATTAGAGCCGGCCCAAGACATCCACATCATTTGTTGACTGCTTGAAG encodes:
- the LOC113760994 gene encoding kinesin-like protein KIN-14I isoform X1, with product MATAAAPEGGGGAALAFSVASVVEDVLQQHGNRSRDLDLDARRAEEAAIRRYEAAAWLRKIIGVVGAKDLPAEPSEDEFRLGLRSGIILCNVLNKLQPGAVPKVVESPCDAALIPDGAALSAYQYFENVRNFLVAVQELGIPSFEASDLEQGGKSSRVVNCVLALKSYAEWKQAGSIGVWRFGGNVKQVTSAKQFGRKNPEPFTSSLSRTASLNEKSVNCASTENEPNKEHNSSLSMLVRAVLLDKKPEEVPNLVESVLNKVVEEFEQRIASQIQLQKATLKDSTIRHENKPFLNNASGNVKVGNKNATLVKKDNCFQKSYNPDEQLKVSMKQQMIVDQQERDIKELKQTLSTTKAGMQFMQSKVHEEIQNLGLHIHGLAHAASGYHRVLEENRRLYNQVQDLKGSIRVYCRVRPFLPRQNNHISTVDHIEEGTITINTPAKHGKGRRSFNFNKVFGPSATQEEVFSDTQPLIRSVLDGYNVCIFAYGQTGSGKTYTMSGPKDLTEENQGVNYRALGDLFLLAEQRRDTFYYDVSVQMIEIYNEQVRDLLVTDGINKRLEIRNNSQTGLNVPEASLVRVTSTYDVIDLMNLGQRNRAVGATALNDRSSRSHSCLTVHVQGRDLTAGNILRGCMHLVDLAGSERVDKSEVTGDRLKEAQHINKSLSALGDVISSLAQKTVHVPYRNSKLTQLLQDSLGGQAKTLMFVHVSPEPDAIGETISTLKFAERVATVELGAARVNRDSADVKDLKEQIASLKAALAQKEGDTEMKQLKISSSPYAMRPQERDMSTNYNSQRKPMGDVGNIEVCSNSALRQKKQSFDLDELLGNSPPWPPVTDSRVDYMEDDKEMGSGEWVDKVMVNKQDPIKGADSPLECWEENGTNDFYQKYLSNSSGLYSDKAYKLLQGNGRLEVAATDDLDELDAATSDSSEPDLLWQLNHSRLNSFTSESGTKIQKQNPKQANNSNLRSLVPKLGPSPSRKMSNGLSHPPLQNGRQAGAREVKRKNGTRK
- the LOC113760994 gene encoding kinesin-like protein KIN-14I isoform X3 gives rise to the protein MWSEGARFGFAAIRRYEAAAWLRKIIGVVGAKDLPAEPSEDEFRLGLRSGIILCNVLNKLQPGAVPKVVESPCDAALIPDGAALSAYQYFENVRNFLVAVQELGIPSFEASDLEQGGKSSRVVNCVLALKSYAEWKQAGSIGVWRFGGNVKQVTSAKQFGRKNPEPFTSSLSRTASLNEKSVNCASTENEPNKEHNSSLSMLVRAVLLDKKPEEVPNLVESVLNKVVEEFEQRIASQIQLQKATLKDSTIRHENKPFLNNASGNVKVGNKNATLVKKDNCFQKSYNPDEQLKVSMKQQMIVDQQERDIKELKQTLSTTKAGMQFMQSKVHEEIQNLGLHIHGLAHAASGYHRVLEENRRLYNQVQDLKGSIRVYCRVRPFLPRQNNHISTVDHIEEGTITINTPAKHGKGRRSFNFNKVFGPSATQEEVFSDTQPLIRSVLDGYNVCIFAYGQTGSGKTYTMSGPKDLTEENQGVNYRALGDLFLLAEQRRDTFYYDVSVQMIEIYNEQVRDLLVTDGINKRLEIRNNSQTGLNVPEASLVRVTSTYDVIDLMNLGQRNRAVGATALNDRSSRSHSCLTVHVQGRDLTAGNILRGCMHLVDLAGSERVDKSEVTGDRLKEAQHINKSLSALGDVISSLAQKTVHVPYRNSKLTQLLQDSLGGQAKTLMFVHVSPEPDAIGETISTLKFAERVATVELGAARVNRDSADVKDLKEQIASLKAALAQKEGDTEMKQLKISSSPYAMRPQERDMSTNYNSQRKPMGDVGNIEVCSNSALRQKKQSFDLDELLGNSPPWPPVTDSRVDYMEDDKEMGSGEWVDKVMVNKQDPIKGADSPLECWEENGTNDFYQKYLSNSSGLYSDKAYKLLQGNGRLEVAATDDLDELDAATSDSSEPDLLWQLNHSRLNSFTSESGTKIQKQNPKQANNSNLRSLVPKLGPSPSRKMSNGLSHPPLQNGRQAGAREVKRKNGTRK
- the LOC113760994 gene encoding kinesin-like protein KIN-14I isoform X2 — its product is MATAAAPEGGGGAALAFSVASVVEDVLQQHGNRSRDLDLDARRAEEAAIRRYEAAAWLRKIIGVVGAKDLPAEPSEDEFRLGLRSGIILCNVLNKLQPGAVPKVVESPCDAALIPDGAALSAYQYFENVRNFLVAVQELGIPSFEASDLEQGGKSSRVVNCVLALKSYAEWKQAGSIGVWRFGGNVKQVTSAKQFGRKNPEPFTSSLSRTASLNEKSVNCASTENEPNKEHNSSLSMLVRAVLLDKKPEEVPNLVESVLNKVVEEFEQRIASQIQLKATLKDSTIRHENKPFLNNASGNVKVGNKNATLVKKDNCFQKSYNPDEQLKVSMKQQMIVDQQERDIKELKQTLSTTKAGMQFMQSKVHEEIQNLGLHIHGLAHAASGYHRVLEENRRLYNQVQDLKGSIRVYCRVRPFLPRQNNHISTVDHIEEGTITINTPAKHGKGRRSFNFNKVFGPSATQEEVFSDTQPLIRSVLDGYNVCIFAYGQTGSGKTYTMSGPKDLTEENQGVNYRALGDLFLLAEQRRDTFYYDVSVQMIEIYNEQVRDLLVTDGINKRLEIRNNSQTGLNVPEASLVRVTSTYDVIDLMNLGQRNRAVGATALNDRSSRSHSCLTVHVQGRDLTAGNILRGCMHLVDLAGSERVDKSEVTGDRLKEAQHINKSLSALGDVISSLAQKTVHVPYRNSKLTQLLQDSLGGQAKTLMFVHVSPEPDAIGETISTLKFAERVATVELGAARVNRDSADVKDLKEQIASLKAALAQKEGDTEMKQLKISSSPYAMRPQERDMSTNYNSQRKPMGDVGNIEVCSNSALRQKKQSFDLDELLGNSPPWPPVTDSRVDYMEDDKEMGSGEWVDKVMVNKQDPIKGADSPLECWEENGTNDFYQKYLSNSSGLYSDKAYKLLQGNGRLEVAATDDLDELDAATSDSSEPDLLWQLNHSRLNSFTSESGTKIQKQNPKQANNSNLRSLVPKLGPSPSRKMSNGLSHPPLQNGRQAGAREVKRKNGTRK